CTCGAAAAGGTCAACCTCGAACGACGCACCCTGGATCAGGAGACGGCGCGCGAGGCGGCGCTCCTGGCCGAACGCCAGCTCGGCGGGCGGTTTCCACATGCCGTCGTGGTGCACCGGGATACGTGGCATCCCGGGGTGATCGGCATCGTCGCCAGCCGGCTCGTCGAGCGTTTCTATCGCCCGGCCGTGATGCTGGCCACCGTCAACGACCAGATCAAGGGCTCCGCCCGATCGATCAGCGGCATCAACATCTACGACGCCCTCAAGGGCTGCGAGGATCTGCTGAAGACGTTCGGCGGGCACGACTTCGCGGCGGGCCTCGCGCTCGAACCCGCCAACCTCGAAGCGTTCCAGGCCCGGTTCAACGAGGTCGTCGGCTCCATGATCACGGCCGACATGCTGAACCCCGCGATCCAGATCGACGCGACGCTGGACCTCCGGCAGGTCGACGGCGTCCGGGGCCGGTTCTGGTCCGTCCTCAAGCAATTCGCCCCGTTCGGGCCGGCGAACCACAAACCGGTCTTCCACGCCCGCGACGTCGTCCTCGCCGGCGATCCCCGGCGCATCGGGCGCGACGGCAACCACGTCAAGTTCAGCGTGCGCGGAAAGGCCGCAAACGGGATGCCTCTGGACTCGATCGGATTCGACATGCGCGATCACTTCGACACGCTCCTCACCAGCCGCCGCCAGGGCAAACCCATCGAAATGCTGTTCTCCCTCGAAGAGAACACCTGGAACGGATCCACCTCCCTCCAGCTCAAGACGCGCGATCTGCGGCTGCAGGAATAGGGGCTGAGAGTTCAAGGGTTGAGGTTTAAGGTTTAAGGACGCGGCCGGTCGAAGCCCCCAATTCCCTTAAACCTTGAACCTCAAACCTCGAACCATCACCCTTAACCTTTTCTTCACGCTGACCGATACCCTCCCAGAGCCGGCTTGACCCAGCGGGTGGCAGCACACTCGGGGCCGGCTGTTTTCGAATTCTCTTATGCGATTGCCCGTGAGATCCGGGCCCTGGAACGACGTAATGTTGAGCATCTGATCGCCTGTCACACCCATCCTCGACCGGCGCCTCGCCGGCTGATGGCGTGCCCCTCTACGCAGTCAGGACGCCCCTCTGGATTGCGGATCACCCCCTCCCGCATGTAATCCCCTTCAATTACGACGAAAGACCAGCCATGGCTACTCCGATCGCTACGATCCGTGGGCGGCGGTGTGTGTGTTGGAACGGGCGACGTGCCTCCTCCGCGTCGCTGGGATTTGCCGCACTCTTGTTACTTCTGCCCTCCCCGGCCCTCGCGCAGAGCGCCGCTTCGTTTGAAAAACACCCCGTCGCTCTCGGGTTCGACGGGATGCACGCCGTAGAGGCCGCCGATCTGGATGGCGACGGCGATGTCGATCTCCTCGGCGCGGCAATGAACGCCAGCGACATCGTCTGGTGGGAAAACGCCAGCGGCGATGGAGAAACCTGGAGCCTGCACCTCGTGGCCGATGCCTTCGCCAGCGCCCGCTATGTCTTCGCGACGGATCTGGACACGGACGGCGATCTCGACCTCGTCGGCGCGGCGGCCATCGCGGATGCCATCGCCTGGTGGGAGAATACCGACGGCGTCGCCGGCGCGTGGACGATGCACACGGTCACGGACAGCTTCGACTTCGCGATGCACGTGCGCTCGGCCGACATGGATGGCGACGGCGATCCCGACCTGGTGGCCGCGGCGCTCAAGGCCGATGCCATCGCCTGGTGGGAAAATACCGACGGCGCGGCCGGCGCCTGGGTCGAACATGCCATCGATACCGCCTTCAACGGCGCGCGGCACGTGGCGCCGGTCGATCTCGATGGCGACGGCGACATGGATGTGCTCGCCGCGGCAGACGTCGGCGACGAGGTGGCGTGGTGGGAGAATACGGACGGCGCCGGCACGGCATGGAGCAAACACGGCATCGAGGCCGGCTTCGACGGGGCGAATTCCGCGCACCCGGTCGATGTCGACAACGACGGCGACCTCGACATCATCGGATCGGCCGATGCGGCGGATCAGGTCGTGTGGTGGGAGAACGACGGCAACGCACAGGGTTGGGCGCGCCACGTCATCGACCCGGCGTTCAACGGCGCGTTTTCGACCTTCCCGGTCGACCTCGACGGCGACGAGGATGTCGATGTCGTGGCCGCGGCGGCGGAAGGCGATCTGATTTCGTGGTGGGAAAATGTGCTGGGCGACGGCACGGAGTGGGTGGAGCACCCCATCGAGTCGGTATTCGATTTTGCCACGCACGTCTGCGCGGTCGACATGGACGGCGACGGCGACCGGGATGTGATCGGCGGGCGTTTCGGGGGAGAGGTCAACTGGTGGGAGAACACATCGGACGTGCCCGTGCTGCCGGTCGAGCTCACCCGGTTCGACGCGGTGGCCTCCGGCGACCGGGTGACGCTCCAGTGGGAGACGGCCTCCGAGACGGGCAACGCCGGCTTTGAGGTCCAGCGGGGTCTCGACGGCCGTTTTTACCCCCTCGCCTTTGTCGACGGCGCCGGCACGAGCAGCGAGCCCCGGCGTTACGCCTTCACGGTGTCGGGCATCGAGGCCGGCCGGCATGCGTTCCGGCTCAAGCAAATCGATTTCGACGGTGGCTTCAGCTACAGCCGGGAGCAGACCGTATTCGTGGGCGTGAACGGACCGTACAAGTCGGCCTCGGTCTATCCCAACCCGTTTAATCCCAACGCCGAGTTCACGCTGACCCTGGGTTCGCCGCAGCACGTGCGGGTGGAGGTGTACAACACGATGGGCCAGCGTGTCGCGCTGCTGCATGAGGGTGCACTGGATGCCGAGCGGCCTTATGGCTTTCAGTTCGACGCGGCCGGCCTGCCCGGCGGGTTGTATCTGTTCCAGGCCTCCGGCGAACGGTTCTCCACCACCGAGACGGCCCTCCTCGTGAAGTGACGGCGTTCCAGCGCGTCTCCGATACCCCTGCGGGTTGCCCCGGAGCCGGGAACGCGTCTCCAACGCGGCGCTGATCCGGCCTGTACGAGGTTTTAGACCGCGTCTACTTCAGCAGCCTGAGCGTGCGCTGCTCCTGTTCGAGTTCCTCGCGGATCTGGCCGCTGAGCAGCAGGCAGATGCCCTGCAGCGATGCATCGCGGATCGCATAATACACGAACAACCCGCTTTTCGACCGGCTGAGCAGGCCTTCCCGGGCCATGAGGTTGAGGTGCTTGCTGGCGTTCGCCTGGTGGATGCCCGTGGCTTCGACCAGCTCCTGGACGTTCATTTCCCCGTTCTCGGCGAGCGTATTGAGCAGATGCAGCCGCGCCGGCTCGCCGAGCACGCGGAGTCGCTGGGCTATACGGTCGGTGAGGGCGTCAGGAAACAGTTTGCGGTCGGTGGAAGACATGGAAACGTGGCGGGGCGGTCAGGAGACCGGCACCATGAAACACCGGCAGAGGAGGATGTTCTCGAAGGAGCCTTTGGGGTCGCCGGGGTAATCGATCTTTTCATCCGAGACCAGGAACGAGTCGTAGAGCCCGACTTCCTGGCGTTCGACCAGCTGGTGCGCGCGGCGGACTTTCTCGTCGCGCTGCGTGATCCAGCATTTGCGGTCCACCTTGCCCGTGCTTTTGAAGTTCTCGAGGCGCGTCTTGTTTTCGGCCGTGTGGAGGAACGTGTCGGTGACGAGCCAGGCGATGACGAAGGCCTCGAGCCGGCTGTAACCGCGGCACGTGGAGGCGATGCCGTCGGTGATGCGGTCGATGGCCGGCCCGTAATCCAGCATGCGGGTCTGCGCGTAGGGCCCGAGGTGGATGGGGTCGATCTTCGGCGGACGATTGAGGAAGCGGGTCGTCCGTTTCAGAAAGCCGAGCGAGTCTTCTTCATCCGGGTCGAGTTCGTCGTTCGGATCGTAATCCAGCGGAAGACACCGGCTGATGACGCGGTGCACATCCATCTTGAGGATGAGCTTGAGCTTGTCGATCAACTGCCGCAACGCTTCTTCGTTGCCGCGGTTGATGACGATCTTGACGTTGTAGACTTCCGTGTAGATGCTGTAATCGAACGCGCCCGTCTCCATGCCGTTGAGCAGGAACGCGCTGATCTGAGGGTCGATCTTGTCTCCCAGACCACGTAGCAGCAGTGAAAGTTCGTGACGCATGGGCGTCCAGATAGCGGGCTATAATCAAAAGTGCCGTGCGCGCTGCAGCCGGCAAGAAGTGGATCGAATCGGCTTCGTCGCGCACGGTCGTATGGCGCGCTTCATCACGGGCGGCGCAGGAGCCCTCCGGTCAGTCTCGACACGCACCATCGGAGAGTAGAATAGGTCCATATCCTGATCGGCACGATGACGCGGCGCGAGAGCCTGCGTCACAACCAGGATAATGTACTCCCTGACAGGGTGGCGAAAGGTAAGGTATCGCCGGCTTTGCAAAAACTGTAAGTCTGTTCTTTATCGTAATCTTTACGAAATACGCCCTTTCCGGATAATGCGGCCAAAAGGGATGCAATTATCGGTATAATCGTCGTCGCGTGCGCGCCGGATCGCGCGCCGTTCCCGTCCATCCATTCCGAACTTCGCCTGGGTCCGGTCTCGAAGCGGCGGCGGGGCGCGTTGCTTATCGTCGAAATAATTTGTAAATCCGGGAAGTTTTGGGCGATTACGGCCGTCCGGCGTGCTGCATAGTCGAGGCTGAGCAGCGCCGAGACCTTCCCGTCGTCGTCGTGCCTTGCTTTCTTTCCCACCAGGCGTCACCCCTATGAACGTCGTCTTTACCTGGCTCGATTGGTTCTGGGTCGTCATGTTCCTGTTGCTCATGATCGGCAGCGGGATCCTGTTCTACCGGCTCGGCAAGCGATCGGAGTCGGACTTCTTCCTCGCCGGCCGCGGGTTGCCGTGGTGGCTGCCCGCTTCGTCGGTCTATGCCACACACACCGCCACCGACACGCCGATGTGGATCACCGGGGTGATCTACAAATACGGGATGGCCGGCATCTGGTACACCTTTTTCTCCGCCTGGGCCGCCATCAGTTCGTTCGTGTCGACGCGCATCTTCCGGCGATCGCTCGCCTACACGCAGGCGGAGTGGAACGTCATCCGCTTCACGGGGCTCGGCGCCGAGATGATGCGGGGCTGGATGGCCGGCTGGCAGGTGTTCATGAACATGTTCATCCTGGGCTGGGTCGGCATCGCGATGGGCAAGGTCTGCCACTTCCTGTTCGGCTGGGATCTGTGGATCGGCCTGGTGTTTTTCTCGGCGGTGTGCGCCATCTACGTGCTCGCCGCCGGCTACTGGGGGGTGGTCATGGCCGACTTCCAGCAGGGCATCATCGCGTTCCTGGTCATCATGATCGTCTCGATCTGGGGCATCGTCGAGGCCGGCGGGCCGACGGGCATCGTCGAGAAACTGACGGCCATGGGCGAGACGCAGCGCATGGACCCGTTCGCGTTCACCGGATGGTTCAGCGGCGACCTGCCGGGCGCGTGGGTGCTGACGATGATTTTCATCGCCGTCCTGGGTGGATTCGGGATGGGCACGACGATCGATTGGTACGCCGAAGCGCAGCGCATCCAGTCCGCCCGCAGCGTCCGCGACGCGAGCTACAGCATCTGGTGGGGCACGCTCGTGGGGCTCATCCGCAACTCGGTGTGGGCCGTCGCCATCCTGGCGTTTTACGTACTTTTCCCCGACATCACGGAGGTGTCCGAATACGAGTTCGGATGGTTCCGGCTGGGGTTCGACTACCTGCCGGCCGGCATGATGGGCTTCTTCTTCGCCGCCATCATCGCCATCCATCTCTCGACGATTTCCTCCCACCTGAACCTGGGCGCGCTGTACGCCACGCGCGATCTCTACCATCACTATTACAAGCCTGAAGCGAGCGAAAGCGAGCTGGTGTGGGTCGGTCGCTGGTCGACGCTGGTGCTTCTGCTCGGCTCGTTCTTTTTCGGGCTGATGATGGAGGATATCACCTCGTGGCTCATCTTCGCGATCTGGATCATGGCCGCCGGCATCTGGCTGCCGAACATCCTGCAGGTGATCTGGTGGCGCTTCAACGCCTGGGGGTATCTGTCGGCCTGGATGGCCAACCTGCTCCTCAGCTGGCTCGTCGTCTGGATCCTCCCCGAGTTCGGCGTGTTGCCGGAGTTGCCGGATTACCAGCAGTTCTGGCTGTTGATGGTGCTGGGCGCCTTCGTCTACCTCCCCGTGACGTTCCTCACGCCGGCGGAGCCCATGGACCATCTCGTCAAGTACTATGTGCAGGCCCGGCCCCTCGGATTCTGGGGACCGGTGCGGCGCGAGG
This Rhodothermales bacterium DNA region includes the following protein-coding sequences:
- a CDS encoding sodium:solute symporter family protein, translated to MNVVFTWLDWFWVVMFLLLMIGSGILFYRLGKRSESDFFLAGRGLPWWLPASSVYATHTATDTPMWITGVIYKYGMAGIWYTFFSAWAAISSFVSTRIFRRSLAYTQAEWNVIRFTGLGAEMMRGWMAGWQVFMNMFILGWVGIAMGKVCHFLFGWDLWIGLVFFSAVCAIYVLAAGYWGVVMADFQQGIIAFLVIMIVSIWGIVEAGGPTGIVEKLTAMGETQRMDPFAFTGWFSGDLPGAWVLTMIFIAVLGGFGMGTTIDWYAEAQRIQSARSVRDASYSIWWGTLVGLIRNSVWAVAILAFYVLFPDITEVSEYEFGWFRLGFDYLPAGMMGFFFAAIIAIHLSTISSHLNLGALYATRDLYHHYYKPEASESELVWVGRWSTLVLLLGSFFFGLMMEDITSWLIFAIWIMAAGIWLPNILQVIWWRFNAWGYLSAWMANLLLSWLVVWILPEFGVLPELPDYQQFWLLMVLGAFVYLPVTFLTPAEPMDHLVKYYVQARPLGFWGPVRREAQRRGLI
- a CDS encoding metalloregulator ArsR/SmtB family transcription factor, coding for MSSTDRKLFPDALTDRIAQRLRVLGEPARLHLLNTLAENGEMNVQELVEATGIHQANASKHLNLMAREGLLSRSKSGLFVYYAIRDASLQGICLLLSGQIREELEQEQRTLRLLK
- a CDS encoding FG-GAP-like repeat-containing protein — translated: MLLLPSPALAQSAASFEKHPVALGFDGMHAVEAADLDGDGDVDLLGAAMNASDIVWWENASGDGETWSLHLVADAFASARYVFATDLDTDGDLDLVGAAAIADAIAWWENTDGVAGAWTMHTVTDSFDFAMHVRSADMDGDGDPDLVAAALKADAIAWWENTDGAAGAWVEHAIDTAFNGARHVAPVDLDGDGDMDVLAAADVGDEVAWWENTDGAGTAWSKHGIEAGFDGANSAHPVDVDNDGDLDIIGSADAADQVVWWENDGNAQGWARHVIDPAFNGAFSTFPVDLDGDEDVDVVAAAAEGDLISWWENVLGDGTEWVEHPIESVFDFATHVCAVDMDGDGDRDVIGGRFGGEVNWWENTSDVPVLPVELTRFDAVASGDRVTLQWETASETGNAGFEVQRGLDGRFYPLAFVDGAGTSSEPRRYAFTVSGIEAGRHAFRLKQIDFDGGFSYSREQTVFVGVNGPYKSASVYPNPFNPNAEFTLTLGSPQHVRVEVYNTMGQRVALLHEGALDAERPYGFQFDAAGLPGGLYLFQASGERFSTTETALLVK